A portion of the Gossypium arboreum isolate Shixiya-1 chromosome 8, ASM2569848v2, whole genome shotgun sequence genome contains these proteins:
- the LOC108467952 gene encoding protein transport protein Sec61 subunit beta-like, with translation MATGTAPPRGSAAAAANMRRRRTTSGAGASGGAAGTMLQFYTDDAPGLKISPNVVLVMSIGFIAFVAILHVMGKLYFVRKE, from the coding sequence ATGGCAACTGGAACAGCACCACCAAGAGGAAGTGCAGCAGCAGCTGCAAACATGCGGAGGAGGAGAACGACAAGTGGTGCAGGTGCCTCGGGAGGAGCTGCTGGCACAATGCTTCAGTTTTACACAGATGATGCCCCAGGGCTGAAGATCTCTCCAAATGTGGTGCTTGTCATGAGCATTGGTTTCATTGCATTTGTTGCCATTCTCCATGTCATGGGCAAGTTGTATTTTGTTCGTAAGGAGTAG
- the LOC108467699 gene encoding F-box protein At5g07670-like: MQLHFHRPLSSTRSTSPPSEPDLTSFQSFSFNPSAPDYTSLLSDELLLNILSKLPISQHVSNSLVCKRWLHLHGRLVYSLKVADWSFVTLGRVFTRFPNLTDLDLVRSCIQMPKSSGIIVTHKTMSVHVDTHFILEGFLEETALLPSNAVDQGLRMIAGKYPNLQRLAATGASEEGLLRIAEECPTLQELELHCCGDLALRGIAGIKNLQVVKLMGFIGVFYNSTISDIGLTLLAQGCRRLVKLELCGCEGSYDGIKAIGKCCQMLEELTLSEHRMDGGWLSGLSFCGNLKTLRLRSCKSIDKSPGADEHLGSCLTLEELHLQGCQVRDKQSVKALFLVCENVRDIVLHDCWGLEDDVFSLASICRRVKLLSLEGCSLLTIKGLELVVLSWKELQRLRVMSCNNIKDTEVTPELATLFSVLKELIWRPDSRSLLSSNLAGTGMGRKGDKFFKRSKN; encoded by the exons ATGCAGCTTCATTTCCACCGTCCTCTCAGCAGCACCCGATCTACTTCTCCACCATCCGAGCCTGATTTAACATCCTTTCAGTCCTTTTCCTTCAACCCTTCCGCACCAGATTACACTTCCCTCCTCTCTGACGAACTCCTCCTCAATATACTCTCTAAGCTTCCCATCTCTCAACATGTCTCTAATTCCTTGGTCTGTAAACGTTGGTTGCACCTTCACGGCCGATTGGTGTACTCCCTTAAAGTTGCAGATTGGTCCTTTGTTACTTTGGGTCGGGTATTTACCCGGTTTCCCAATCTCACCGATTTAGACCTCGTTCGTTCGTGTATTCAGATGCCGAAGAGCTCTGGCATTATAGTAACCCACAAGACTATGTCGGTTCATGTCGATACTCATTTCATTCTCGAAGGATTTCTTGAAGAAACGGCGTTGTTGCCATCGAATGCGGTGGACCAAGGGCTTAGAATGATAGCCGGAAAGTACCCGAATTTACAGAGATTGGCGGCGACCGGGGCAAGCGAAGAAGGGTTGTTGAGAATAGCAGAGGAGTGTCCTACATTGCAAGAATTGGAGCTTCATTGCTGCGGGGATTTGGCTTTGAGGGGTATTGCAGGGATTAAAAATTTACAGGTAGTGAAACTAATGGGGTTCATTGGTGTGTTCTACAATTCAACGATTTCAGATATTGGGTTAACGTTATTAGCTCAAGGGTGTAGAAGGTTAGTTAAGCTCGAGCTTTGTGGCTGTGAAGGTAGCTATGATGGGATTAAGGCGATAGGAAAATGCTGCCAAATGCTCGAAGAATTGACCCTTTCTGAACATAGAATGGATGGTGGGTGGTTATCTGGGCTTTCGTTTTGTGGGAATTTGAAGACTCTGAGGCTTAGGTCTTGTAAAAGTATTGATAAGAGTCCAGGGGCGGATGAGCATTTGGGGTCCTGTTTGACTCTTGAAGAGTTGCATCTGCAGGGCTGTCAAGTTCGGGACAAGCAAAGTGTTAAAGCTTTGTTTTTGGTTTGTGAGAATGTTAGGGATATTGTGTTACATGATTGTTGGGGTTTGGAGGACGATGTGTTTAGCCTTGCAAGTATTTGTAG GAGAGTGAAGCTTCTTTCTCTCGAAGGATGCTCGTTGCTAACTATCAAAGGTCTGGAGTTGGTAGTGCTTTCATGGAAAGAGCTTCAACGATTGAGAGTGATGTCGTGCAACAATATCAAGGATACTGAAGTCACACCTGAACTGGCAACCTTGTTTTCTGTCCTGAAAGAGTTGATATGGAGACCAGATTCCCGTTCTCTGCTATCATCAAATCTTGCAGGGACTGGAATGGGAAGGAAAGGCGATAAATTCTTCAAGAGATCAAAGAATTGA
- the LOC128296592 gene encoding uncharacterized protein LOC128296592, with product MHNVDISQDDALEFPDLPHRRRDYTSLSLDSGEMEVGRKFSNNDSFLGTLKQHSIMNGVNYNVVKSKYDKFEAKCAVQNGTYSWKIMALLRKRAGLWGIKKYKGPHTCVTGISQDHPKIDSDMLSSLILLTVKADPKTLVPILIANIRSQLKYTLSYRNTLKWHLRTTTTDCFVNAKCSSVCSGALSNVGLLVQIDDTFMYGRYTHRLLLAVAQDGSGRIIPIAFTITPGESADDWDFFLSRLRRHVCPQPDKCVISDRGTRILAVIERQGSQ from the exons atgcataatgtcgataTATCTCAAGATGATGCAttggagtttccagatctaccacacAGAAGGCGTGACTATACAAGTTTGTCATTAGATTCCGGTGAAATGGAAGTTGGTAGGAAGTTTTCCAATAATGATAGTTTTCTTGGTACattgaaacaacatagcatcatgAACGGGGTTAACTACAATGTGGTTAAATCCAAATACGATAAGTTTGAGGCCAAGTGTGCAGTGCAAAACGGTACATattcatggaaaatcatggcctTATTAAGGAAAAGGGCAGGCTTGTGGGggataaaaaagtacaaaggtccacATACATGTGTTACCG GTatttcacaagatcatcccaagataGATTCAGATATGTTATCTAGCTTAATACTACTGACGGTGAAGGCGGATCCGAAGACTTTAGTGCCGatcttaattgccaatattcgtagCCAATTGAAGTACACGCTCTCTTATCGCAAT ACCTTGAAATGGCACTTGCGTACTACAACGACCGATTGCTTCGTGAATGCCAAGTGTTCAAGCGTCTGTTCTGGAGCTTTAAGCAATGTTGGGCTATTGGTCCAAATTGACGAtacctttatgtatggtagatatacccatcggctATTACTAGCTGTGGCACAGGATGGCAGTGGGAGAATCATTCCAATTGCGTTTACAATAACACCGGGGGAGTCAGCTGATGATtgggatttctttctttctaggttaagaAGGCATGTTTGCCCTCAACCTGATAAATGTGTTATATCGGATCGGGGCACTAGAATACTAGCCGTAATTGAGCGACAAGGAAGCCAATGA